A single Arcobacter sp. FWKO B DNA region contains:
- a CDS encoding YggT family protein produces the protein MIDALLGSVALVLISIISLYKWIVIISAILSWVNPDPNNPIVQMLYRLTEPAYRLIRKYIPTVFGGLDIAPLILIFGLIFLETFLGRLFAGMMF, from the coding sequence ATGATAGATGCACTTTTAGGTTCAGTAGCACTTGTATTAATAAGTATTATTTCATTATATAAATGGATAGTAATAATCTCTGCCATACTAAGTTGGGTAAATCCTGATCCAAATAACCCAATAGTTCAAATGTTATATAGACTAACAGAGCCTGCTTATAGGCTTATTAGAAAATATATACCAACTGTATTTGGTGGATTAGATATTGCACCATTAATTCTTATTTTTGGACTTATTTTTCTTGAAACTTTTCTTGGAAGATTATTTGCTGGAATGATGTTTTAA
- a CDS encoding transglycosylase SLT domain-containing protein translates to MLKKIFCLAFISSFTYADVITKEISLPWLESLPRSTAKDFYIWQYLDQDISPDEALIALSGSNRVNNNLFFRFAKKFEHDETYAVAQCMQASAKDLVNQDVDCIENGLSISKALSLDVDKLSIVSQKLKESYPTKATALEIINSPMPFARLSSASSDVFFEIFNKVSSDFRYLKLNYRLTSAILDKIKDKPQFNQTIKLIVTDTRLKNLQSSLLEIDDTTLNFESSFYLALNALNNGDMKELAIEYLNNASKKAYFKIDKDMVLFWKYLITNDETILQNLSESWDINIYSLYAMEKLNITPKNISFDVSINNKSENSILTQFDWIKIMDSTRNIDEEMLEYFQNTLSQHELPHLVFLKHRYHKHQKSFFITPYEQYLANQSLQRRTLIYAIARQESNFIPTSISTSFALGAMQIMPFLVNSLSKELGEDIYLEDMFDAQTNLKYANKHLDYLEPRLNHPLFISYAYNGGIGYTNRSILPLFKENLPYQPFMAMELISYDETKQYGKKVLANYIIYNNYLDKTKKLTISSLLEALH, encoded by the coding sequence ATGTTAAAAAAAATCTTTTGTCTAGCTTTTATTTCTAGCTTTACTTATGCTGATGTTATAACCAAAGAGATAAGTTTACCATGGCTTGAAAGCTTACCTAGAAGCACAGCAAAAGATTTTTATATATGGCAATATCTTGATCAAGACATATCTCCTGATGAAGCTCTTATTGCACTTAGTGGTTCAAATAGAGTAAATAATAACTTATTTTTTAGATTTGCCAAAAAGTTTGAACATGATGAAACATATGCAGTAGCACAATGTATGCAAGCATCTGCAAAAGATTTAGTTAATCAAGATGTTGATTGTATAGAAAATGGACTTTCGATTTCTAAAGCTTTAAGCTTAGATGTTGACAAATTATCAATAGTTTCACAAAAACTAAAAGAATCTTATCCAACAAAAGCTACCGCATTAGAAATTATAAACTCCCCAATGCCTTTTGCAAGGTTAAGTAGTGCATCAAGTGATGTTTTTTTTGAAATATTTAATAAAGTAAGTTCAGATTTTCGCTACTTAAAACTAAACTATAGACTTACATCTGCTATACTTGATAAGATAAAAGATAAACCTCAATTTAATCAAACTATTAAATTGATAGTTACAGATACTAGACTTAAAAATCTTCAATCATCCTTACTTGAAATAGACGATACTACTTTAAATTTCGAGAGTTCATTTTATTTAGCACTAAATGCGTTAAATAATGGTGATATGAAAGAACTAGCTATTGAATACCTAAATAATGCTTCTAAAAAAGCTTATTTCAAAATAGATAAAGATATGGTTTTATTTTGGAAATATCTTATCACTAATGATGAAACAATTTTACAAAACCTATCAGAAAGTTGGGATATAAATATTTATTCACTTTACGCAATGGAAAAGTTAAATATTACCCCTAAAAATATATCTTTTGATGTAAGCATAAATAATAAATCAGAAAATTCAATTTTAACACAATTTGATTGGATTAAAATAATGGACAGTACTAGAAATATTGATGAAGAAATGTTAGAATACTTTCAAAATACATTATCTCAACATGAACTTCCTCATTTAGTATTTTTAAAACATAGATATCACAAACATCAAAAAAGTTTTTTTATAACTCCATATGAGCAGTATCTAGCTAACCAATCTTTACAAAGAAGAACACTAATCTATGCCATAGCAAGACAAGAAAGTAACTTTATACCTACTTCAATATCTACATCCTTTGCGTTAGGAGCTATGCAGATAATGCCATTTTTGGTTAACTCTCTATCAAAAGAGTTGGGTGAAGATATATATTTAGAAGATATGTTTGATGCACAGACCAACTTAAAATATGCGAATAAACATCTTGATTATTTAGAACCTAGATTAAATCATCCACTGTTTATAAGTTATGCTTACAATGGTGGAATAGGATATACAAATCGAAGTATACTACCTCTTTTTAAAGAGAATTTGCCATACCAACCTTTTATGGCTATGGAATTAATTTCATATGATGAAACAAAACAGTATGGCAAAAAAGTTTTGGCTAATTATATAATTTATAATAATTACTTAGACAAAACTAAAAAACTTACTATTAGTAGTTTACTGGAAGCTCTACACTAG
- a CDS encoding M16 family metallopeptidase, translated as MSATINEFEVNKHKITTIYEKGTLPIVNFQLVFQNSGSIADGNKSGLASLSAAILNEGTKKLGSTGFANLLESKAITIHTSNGFETFVIEISCLKSEEDFAFEYLKMLLADPNITQNSLDKLKNITISSLQRKESDFDFVAKKELKKIIFKDTPLENTSSGTIESVESITLKDIQNFLDKTLTLSNLIVVAGGDIELDEVHSKLKPILSTLPIGYATSLKNINAKNTKEYKEIEKDTEQAYIYFGSPFYIDSKDSNAYKAKVASFILGASGFGSRFLEEIRVKRGLAYSAYGYITINKSHSYFTGYLQTKLDNAKEAQELVKTLVSDFVKNGATEDELTHAKMFLMGSEPLRTETLSQRLGRAFTLYYRGLPLDYNEKELKLINKLTLKELNDFIKSHSEINDLSFAIVTNKGN; from the coding sequence ATGAGTGCTACTATTAATGAATTTGAAGTAAACAAACATAAAATTACTACTATTTATGAAAAAGGAACTTTACCGATAGTAAATTTTCAATTAGTTTTTCAAAACAGTGGTTCTATAGCTGATGGCAATAAAAGTGGACTTGCTAGTTTAAGTGCAGCAATTTTAAATGAAGGAACAAAAAAACTAGGATCAACAGGTTTTGCAAATTTACTTGAAAGCAAGGCAATTACAATCCATACAAGTAATGGATTTGAAACTTTTGTTATAGAAATAAGTTGCTTAAAAAGTGAAGAAGATTTTGCTTTTGAATACTTAAAAATGCTTTTAGCTGATCCAAACATAACACAAAATAGCCTTGATAAACTTAAAAATATTACAATAAGCTCATTACAAAGAAAAGAGAGTGATTTTGATTTCGTTGCAAAGAAAGAACTTAAAAAAATCATTTTTAAAGATACACCTCTTGAAAATACAAGTTCTGGAACTATTGAAAGTGTAGAATCTATTACGCTCAAGGATATACAAAACTTTTTAGATAAAACTCTAACATTATCAAATTTGATAGTAGTTGCAGGTGGTGATATTGAACTAGATGAAGTACACTCAAAACTTAAACCTATTTTGTCTACATTGCCTATAGGATATGCTACATCTTTAAAAAATATTAATGCAAAGAATACAAAAGAATATAAAGAAATAGAAAAAGATACTGAACAAGCATATATATATTTTGGTTCCCCATTTTATATTGACTCGAAAGATTCAAATGCCTATAAAGCAAAAGTTGCATCATTTATACTAGGTGCTAGTGGTTTTGGTAGTAGATTTTTAGAAGAAATAAGAGTAAAAAGAGGTTTGGCATATTCAGCTTACGGCTATATAACAATAAACAAATCCCATTCATACTTTACTGGCTATTTACAAACAAAATTAGACAATGCAAAAGAAGCACAAGAATTAGTAAAAACATTAGTTTCTGACTTTGTAAAAAATGGAGCTACAGAAGATGAGCTAACACATGCAAAAATGTTTTTAATGGGTAGTGAGCCACTTAGAACAGAAACTTTAAGCCAAAGATTAGGTCGTGCTTTTACATTATATTATAGAGGATTACCCCTTGATTATAATGAAAAAGAGTTAAAATTAATTAATAAACTAACACTAAAAGAGTTAAATGATTTTATAAAATCACATAGTGAGATAAATGATTTATCATTTGCGATAGTTACGAATAAAGGAAATTAA
- a CDS encoding FtsW/RodA/SpoVE family cell cycle protein → MQFFDKRIISHFDFVTVMLVIPIILLSYHLINEINDILGSKQLIYFMIAIAGFLIVFYLPIRRWIKIIPILYWLGIILLLLVEFIGVTKLGAKRWIEIPIIGLTIQPSELIKPIYLLMLGYLVMQKPPQRDGYEIKDFAIFSFYILLPTLLIAKEPDLGTAAVLALVGFGVLFVVGVRIKIWIGISIVIAILSPLAYTYLIKDYQKKRIADFISEEPSYHVRQSIIAIGSGGLFGKSVDDATQAQLKFLPIATSDFIFAYLIERYGFIGGLGLILIYFLLIVHLFYYNYYFSEDYLLKVFSTGLALLIFLNMSVNILMVIGFAPVVGLPLPLFSYGGSSFINYVILIAIFENLVAFRYKDSYNFERRLY, encoded by the coding sequence ATGCAATTTTTTGATAAAAGAATAATATCTCATTTTGACTTTGTAACTGTTATGTTAGTCATCCCTATAATACTGTTATCGTATCATTTAATCAATGAGATTAATGATATATTGGGCTCTAAGCAATTAATCTATTTTATGATAGCAATCGCTGGTTTTTTAATAGTATTTTATTTACCTATAAGACGATGGATAAAAATTATACCTATTTTGTATTGGCTGGGGATTATACTTCTTTTATTGGTGGAGTTTATTGGTGTAACAAAACTTGGTGCAAAACGATGGATTGAAATACCAATCATTGGACTTACTATCCAGCCTTCAGAGCTTATTAAGCCTATTTATTTATTAATGCTTGGCTATCTTGTGATGCAAAAGCCACCACAAAGAGATGGATATGAGATAAAAGATTTTGCTATTTTCTCATTTTATATTTTATTACCTACACTTTTAATTGCAAAAGAGCCTGATCTTGGTACCGCAGCTGTTTTAGCATTGGTTGGATTTGGTGTCTTGTTTGTTGTTGGAGTAAGGATAAAAATTTGGATAGGAATAAGTATAGTTATAGCAATATTGTCTCCTTTGGCATATACCTATTTGATAAAAGATTACCAAAAAAAGAGAATTGCCGATTTTATAAGTGAAGAACCAAGCTACCATGTAAGGCAATCTATTATTGCTATAGGTTCAGGTGGACTTTTTGGAAAAAGTGTAGATGATGCGACACAAGCTCAGCTAAAGTTTCTTCCTATTGCAACAAGTGATTTTATATTTGCATATTTGATCGAAAGATATGGATTTATTGGTGGCTTGGGTTTGATTTTGATATATTTTTTATTGATTGTGCACTTGTTTTATTATAATTACTATTTTAGTGAGGATTATTTATTAAAGGTTTTTTCCACTGGGCTTGCATTGCTTATTTTTTTAAATATGAGTGTAAATATATTGATGGTAATAGGTTTCGCACCTGTTGTTGGACTTCCTTTGCCACTTTTTAGTTATGGTGGAAGTTCATTTATAAATTATGTTATACTTATAGCTATATTTGAAAATCTTGTTGCCTTTAGGTATAAAGATTCATACAATTTTGAAAGAAGACTGTATTAA
- the gltX gene encoding glutamate--tRNA ligase: MLRFAPSPTGDMHIGNLRVALFNHILSKQLKEDLIIRIEDTDKERNIEGKDKEILEMLSLFNIEYKIAHYQSDNLKYHQKMAMQLLMQKKAFACFCSDERLEMQRENAKDSGKPYRYDSFCEKLTDDEVINNESGFTIRIKKPEHNIKCTDELRGEFDYNPFDVDSFIIMRKDKTPTYNFACAVDDMLYDISLVIRGEDHLSNTPKQKHIRESLGYTKEIKYLHLPIILNAQTGKKMSKRDNASSVKWLIEEGFLPIAIANYLVLLGSKTPKEIFTIEEAIEWFDIKNISTNAPKFDIDKLRFINKEHLKIIDEMRLSKILGFADEDIGKLAKIYLEEASTIKEIKTKLDAIFGTKHTSEDYVSEVEHIKKCAQNAPFFDSYDDFKNYISTQCGLKGKSLFMPLRFCLTGAWHGPNLSDIYPYIKNYLGEIIK; encoded by the coding sequence ATGTTAAGATTTGCACCAAGTCCAACTGGAGATATGCATATTGGTAATTTAAGAGTTGCCCTATTTAATCATATTTTATCAAAGCAACTAAAAGAAGATTTAATTATCAGAATAGAAGATACGGACAAAGAGAGAAATATTGAAGGTAAAGACAAAGAAATACTTGAAATGCTTTCATTATTTAATATAGAGTATAAAATAGCACATTATCAAAGTGATAATCTAAAATATCATCAAAAAATGGCTATGCAACTTCTAATGCAAAAAAAAGCTTTCGCATGTTTTTGTAGTGATGAAAGACTAGAAATGCAAAGAGAAAATGCAAAAGATAGTGGAAAACCTTACAGATATGATAGTTTTTGTGAAAAACTTACAGATGATGAAGTTATAAATAACGAAAGTGGCTTTACAATAAGAATTAAAAAGCCAGAACATAACATAAAATGTACAGATGAGCTTAGAGGTGAATTTGATTATAATCCTTTTGATGTAGATTCTTTTATTATTATGAGAAAAGACAAAACACCAACTTACAACTTTGCTTGTGCAGTAGACGATATGCTTTATGATATTTCATTGGTTATTAGAGGAGAAGATCACCTTTCTAATACACCAAAACAAAAACATATTAGAGAATCTTTAGGATATACAAAAGAGATAAAATATCTTCATCTTCCTATTATTCTAAATGCCCAAACAGGCAAAAAAATGAGTAAAAGAGATAATGCATCAAGTGTTAAATGGCTTATAGAAGAAGGGTTTTTACCAATAGCAATAGCAAATTATTTAGTATTGCTTGGTTCTAAAACTCCTAAAGAGATATTTACAATAGAAGAAGCTATAGAATGGTTTGATATCAAAAACATCTCAACTAATGCACCCAAATTTGATATAGATAAACTTAGATTTATCAATAAAGAACACTTAAAAATTATTGATGAAATGAGATTATCAAAAATTTTAGGATTTGCTGATGAAGATATTGGAAAATTAGCTAAAATATATCTTGAAGAAGCAAGCACAATCAAAGAGATAAAAACAAAACTAGATGCTATATTTGGAACAAAACATACAAGTGAAGATTATGTGAGTGAAGTTGAACATATCAAAAAGTGTGCTCAAAATGCACCATTTTTTGATAGTTATGATGATTTTAAAAACTATATTTCAACACAATGTGGATTAAAAGGAAAATCACTTTTTATGCCACTAAGATTTTGTCTAACTGGTGCATGGCATGGTCCAAATTTGAGTGATATATACCCATATATTAAAAATTATTTAGGTGAAATTATTAAATAA
- a CDS encoding dehypoxanthine futalosine cyclase — MNKRLTNKEALDLIQNGSLLELGKMAYAKKLELHPKKVTTFIVDRNINYTNVCWVDCKFCAFYRHGRDGDAYILTYDEIDKKIDELIEIGGTQILFQGGVHPKLKIEWYEDLLEHISTKYPEITIHGFSAIEVDYIAKISKLSYTEVLLRLQKKGLSSIPGAGAEILSDRVRDIISPNKLDADRWIEVHKSAHQIGMKSTATMMFGTVETDEEIIEHWEKIRNLQDETGGFRAFILWSFQSANTQLKVEIPTITSQSSNRYLRLLSVARLYLDNFQNIQSSWVTQGSHIGQMALLFGANDLGSTMMEENVVSAAGATNRMNQEQMIRLISDIGEYPAKRDTGYNILQRFYES; from the coding sequence ATGAATAAGAGATTAACAAACAAAGAAGCATTAGATTTAATACAAAATGGTTCACTTTTAGAGCTTGGTAAAATGGCATATGCAAAAAAACTTGAGCTTCACCCAAAAAAAGTAACTACTTTTATAGTAGATAGAAACATCAACTATACAAATGTTTGCTGGGTAGATTGTAAATTTTGTGCTTTTTACAGACATGGTAGAGATGGTGATGCATATATACTTACATATGATGAAATAGATAAAAAAATAGATGAACTAATAGAAATTGGTGGTACACAAATACTGTTTCAAGGTGGAGTTCATCCAAAACTAAAAATTGAATGGTATGAAGATTTACTTGAACATATAAGTACAAAATATCCTGAAATTACAATTCATGGCTTTAGTGCAATTGAAGTAGATTATATAGCAAAAATTTCTAAGCTTAGTTACACTGAAGTTCTTTTAAGATTACAAAAAAAAGGGCTTAGTTCTATTCCTGGGGCTGGTGCGGAGATATTAAGTGATAGAGTTAGAGATATCATATCACCTAACAAACTTGATGCCGATAGATGGATAGAAGTGCATAAAAGTGCTCATCAAATTGGTATGAAATCAACTGCAACGATGATGTTTGGTACCGTTGAAACAGATGAAGAAATTATTGAACATTGGGAAAAGATAAGAAACCTTCAAGATGAAACTGGTGGTTTTAGAGCTTTTATTCTTTGGTCTTTTCAAAGTGCAAATACACAACTAAAAGTTGAAATTCCAACCATTACTAGTCAATCATCAAATAGGTACTTAAGACTTTTGAGTGTGGCAAGATTATATCTAGACAACTTCCAAAATATCCAGTCATCTTGGGTAACACAAGGAAGTCACATAGGTCAAATGGCTCTGTTATTTGGAGCAAATGATTTGGGTAGTACTATGATGGAAGAAAATGTTGTAAGCGCAGCAGGTGCGACAAATAGAATGAATCAAGAACAAATGATAAGGCTAATAAGTGATATTGGTGAATATCCAGCAAAAAGAGATACAGGATACAATATTTTACAAAGGTTTTATGAGTCATGA